A genomic stretch from Candidatus Hydrogenisulfobacillus filiaventi includes:
- a CDS encoding serine/threonine kinase, with the protein MAAVADQFEPVGETTDVFALGLICTELLTGRRPEMSRDYHGGWDLAAIEALEHR; encoded by the coding sequence GTGGCGGCGGTAGCGGACCAGTTTGAACCGGTCGGCGAGACGACGGACGTCTTTGCCTTGGGCCTCATCTGTACCGAGTTGCTGACAGGAAGGCGACCAGAAATGAGCCGGGATTATCACGGCGGATGGGATCTGGCTGCCATCGAGGCGCTTGAGCACAGATAG